A region from the Helicoverpa armigera isolate CAAS_96S chromosome 6, ASM3070526v1, whole genome shotgun sequence genome encodes:
- the LOC110373059 gene encoding ral guanine nucleotide dissociation stimulator isoform X6, giving the protein MSQDAESLPTWRLWGEERVDGAIYTVYLKKVRYHRPTRSASSESDDEISHLEWETVRVRFVKAGTVERLVEALATDDGELESTYVNVFLATYRSFAECSRVLDLLLRRYEALAAEDVHPSAVDTSLQHRKTLVACLHVWLDTYPEDFRQPPHHPALQQLLAFTQVHLPGTELHTKVLQKLAVFSAERNGLCGGGALCLAAGMRVPAHHTSAYRLPHVPHRHFAEQLTRMDMELFKKLVPHQCLGAVWSRRDKDRSHDAATVLATVNQFNAVSFRVISTVLVEPNLRPLERAEILAAWLDIARELRVLKNFSSLKAIISGLQSNPVYRLRKTWAILAKEKAELFDELARIFSEDNNRWAQRELLMREGTAKFADTVGENDRQLQKLLHERGSPGVSHGTIPYLGTFLTDLTMIDTAIPDTVADGLINFDKRRKEFEVLAQIKLLQGAANAYHLPSDSMFDRWFDSVIVLDDREAYQLSCQIEPPTNPPKERRPKKINDSNSHGHRKNDSIASTSSSNSSQFYCETDGTATQWKRDSLERRVSPTRLSHGSSSSSLPSLDVSLSSANSGQKPANGKAGGASPAAPGVRSGPDFYIIRVTYESDCAETEGVVLYKSIMLCNNERTPQVIRNAMLKLNLDGDPDGYTLAQVLPEKEMLLPANANVYYAVNTAYNLNFILRPRKTQQVEPVVNGKSRGKRS; this is encoded by the exons CCGACATGGCGGTTGTGGGGCGAGGAGCGCGTCGACGGCGCCATCTACACCGTCTACCTCAAGAAAGTTCGCTACCACCGACCTACGCGGAGTGCTTCTAGT GAGTCAGATGACGAGATCTCCCACTTGGAATGGGAGACGGTGCGCGTGCGCTTCGTGAAGGCGGGCACCGTCGAGCGGCTCGTGGAGGCGCTCGCCACCGACGATGGCGAACTCGAGTCCACATACGTTAACGTCTTTCTAGCTACTTATCG GTCGTTTGCGGAATGCAGCAGAGTGCTGGACCTCCTCCTGCGACGATATGAAGCATTGGCCGCGGAGGACGTGCATCCATCAGCAGTCGACACGTCGCTGCAACACCGAAA GACTCTGGTGGCGTGTCTGCATGTGTGGCTGGACACCTACCCGGAGGACTTTCGGCAGCCCCCGCACCACCCCGCGCTGCAACAGCTACTCGCCTTCACTCAGGTTCACTTGCCCGGAACAGAACTACATACGAAG GTATTACAGAAGCTAGCTGTGTTCAGTGCGGAGCGCAATGGTttgtgcggcggcggcgcgctgtGCCTGGCGGCGGGCATGCGCGTGCCGGCGCACCACACCAGCGCCTACCGGCTGCCGCACGTGCCGCACCGCCACTTCGCCGAGCAGCTCACGCGCATGGACATGGAGCTCTTCAAGAAGCTCGTGCCGCACCAGTGCCTCGGCGCCGTCTGGTCGCGCAGGGACAAGGACCGCTCCCACGACGCCGCTACCGTGCTAGCCACCGTTAACCAATTCAACGCCGTATCGTTTCGAGTCATTTCGACGGTCTTAGTCGAACCCAATCTAAGGCCGCTCGAGCGTGCCGAAATCTTAGCCGCCTGGCTCGATATCGCCCGGGAACTCAGAGTGCTCAAGAATTTTTCTTCGTTAAAAGCTATAATTTCCGGACTACAGAGCAATCCTGTTTATAGACTGAGAAAAACGTGGGCGATACTAGCCAAAGAAAAAGCTGAACTATTCGACGAACTTGCACGTATTTTTAGTGAGGACAATAATCGGTGGGCTCAACGAGAGTTACTGATGCGCGAGGGTACCGCGAAGTTCGCGGATACAGTAGGTGAAAACGATCGCCagttacaaaaacttttacacGAACGGGGCTCCCCAGGGGTCAGTCACGGGACCATACCCTACCTTGGAACTTTTTTGACCGATCTCACTATGATCGATACTGCTATTCCAGACACGGTAGCTGATGGCCTGATAAATTTCGACAAGCGACGGAAAGAATTCGAAGTTCTCGCGCAGATTAAGTTATTACAGGGTGCTGCTAACGCCTACCACTTGCCTTCGGACTCGATGTTCGATAGGTGGTTTGACTCGGTCATTGTGTTAGATGATCGGGAGGCGTACCAGCTATCATGCCAAATCGAACCGCCAACGAATCCTCCCAAGGAGAGGAGACCAAAGAAAATAAACGATTCTAACAGCCACGGTCACAGAAAGAACGACTCGATCGCTAGCACTAGCTCGAGTAATAGTTCGCAGTTCTACTGCGAGACCGACGGTACTGCTACACAGTGGAAGAGAGATAGCCTGGAGAGGCGAGTGTCGCCGACGCGCCTGTCTCATGGTTCGTCATCGTCATCACTGCCTTCGTTAGACGTGTCGCTGTCTAGTGCTAACAGCGGCCAGAAGCCCGCCAACGGCAAGGCGGGCGGCGCGAGCCCCGCGGCGCCGGGCGTGCGCTCGGGGCCCGACTTCTACATCATCCGCGTGACGTACGAGTCGGACTGCGCCGAGACGGAGGGCGTGGTGCTGTACAAGTCCATCATGCTGTGCAACAACGAGCGCACGCCGCAGGTCATCCGCAACGCCATGCTCAAGCTCAATCTTGATGGGGATCCCGACGGATACACTTTGGCGCAAGTCCTACCCGAGAAAG AAATGCTGCTCCCTGCAAACGCCAACGTTTACTATGCTGTGAATACCGCCTACAACTTAAACTTCATTCTGCGGCCGCGCAAGACGCAACAAGTCGAGCCTGTGGTCAACGGGAAATCGCGAGGCAAGAGATCTTGA
- the LOC110373059 gene encoding ral guanine nucleotide dissociation stimulator isoform X1, with translation MTAAPRWSTRRSVEMLVRGCVGGELRHSLAERTKALAAQCHALRSPARAERSCERRRARHRKSQTRWYVKQPTWRLWGEERVDGAIYTVYLKKVRYHRPTRSASSESDDEISHLEWETVRVRFVKAGTVERLVEALATDDGELESTYVNVFLATYRSFAECSRVLDLLLRRYEALAAEDVHPSAVDTSLQHRKTLVACLHVWLDTYPEDFRQPPHHPALQQLLAFTQVHLPGTELHTKVLQKLAVFSAERNGLCGGGALCLAAGMRVPAHHTSAYRLPHVPHRHFAEQLTRMDMELFKKLVPHQCLGAVWSRRDKDRSHDAATVLATVNQFNAVSFRVISTVLVEPNLRPLERAEILAAWLDIARELRVLKNFSSLKAIISGLQSNPVYRLRKTWAILAKEKAELFDELARIFSEDNNRWAQRELLMREGTAKFADTVGENDRQLQKLLHERGSPGVSHGTIPYLGTFLTDLTMIDTAIPDTVADGLINFDKRRKEFEVLAQIKLLQGAANAYHLPSDSMFDRWFDSVIVLDDREAYQLSCQIEPPTNPPKERRPKKINDSNSHGHRKNDSIASTSSSNSSQFYCETDGTATQWKRDSLERRVSPTRLSHGSSSSSLPSLDVSLSSANSGQKPANGKAGGASPAAPGVRSGPDFYIIRVTYESDCAETEGVVLYKSIMLCNNERTPQVIRNAMLKLNLDGDPDGYTLAQVLPEKEMLLPANANVYYAVNTAYNLNFILRPRKTQQVEPVVNGKSRGKRS, from the exons CAGCCGACATGGCGGTTGTGGGGCGAGGAGCGCGTCGACGGCGCCATCTACACCGTCTACCTCAAGAAAGTTCGCTACCACCGACCTACGCGGAGTGCTTCTAGT GAGTCAGATGACGAGATCTCCCACTTGGAATGGGAGACGGTGCGCGTGCGCTTCGTGAAGGCGGGCACCGTCGAGCGGCTCGTGGAGGCGCTCGCCACCGACGATGGCGAACTCGAGTCCACATACGTTAACGTCTTTCTAGCTACTTATCG GTCGTTTGCGGAATGCAGCAGAGTGCTGGACCTCCTCCTGCGACGATATGAAGCATTGGCCGCGGAGGACGTGCATCCATCAGCAGTCGACACGTCGCTGCAACACCGAAA GACTCTGGTGGCGTGTCTGCATGTGTGGCTGGACACCTACCCGGAGGACTTTCGGCAGCCCCCGCACCACCCCGCGCTGCAACAGCTACTCGCCTTCACTCAGGTTCACTTGCCCGGAACAGAACTACATACGAAG GTATTACAGAAGCTAGCTGTGTTCAGTGCGGAGCGCAATGGTttgtgcggcggcggcgcgctgtGCCTGGCGGCGGGCATGCGCGTGCCGGCGCACCACACCAGCGCCTACCGGCTGCCGCACGTGCCGCACCGCCACTTCGCCGAGCAGCTCACGCGCATGGACATGGAGCTCTTCAAGAAGCTCGTGCCGCACCAGTGCCTCGGCGCCGTCTGGTCGCGCAGGGACAAGGACCGCTCCCACGACGCCGCTACCGTGCTAGCCACCGTTAACCAATTCAACGCCGTATCGTTTCGAGTCATTTCGACGGTCTTAGTCGAACCCAATCTAAGGCCGCTCGAGCGTGCCGAAATCTTAGCCGCCTGGCTCGATATCGCCCGGGAACTCAGAGTGCTCAAGAATTTTTCTTCGTTAAAAGCTATAATTTCCGGACTACAGAGCAATCCTGTTTATAGACTGAGAAAAACGTGGGCGATACTAGCCAAAGAAAAAGCTGAACTATTCGACGAACTTGCACGTATTTTTAGTGAGGACAATAATCGGTGGGCTCAACGAGAGTTACTGATGCGCGAGGGTACCGCGAAGTTCGCGGATACAGTAGGTGAAAACGATCGCCagttacaaaaacttttacacGAACGGGGCTCCCCAGGGGTCAGTCACGGGACCATACCCTACCTTGGAACTTTTTTGACCGATCTCACTATGATCGATACTGCTATTCCAGACACGGTAGCTGATGGCCTGATAAATTTCGACAAGCGACGGAAAGAATTCGAAGTTCTCGCGCAGATTAAGTTATTACAGGGTGCTGCTAACGCCTACCACTTGCCTTCGGACTCGATGTTCGATAGGTGGTTTGACTCGGTCATTGTGTTAGATGATCGGGAGGCGTACCAGCTATCATGCCAAATCGAACCGCCAACGAATCCTCCCAAGGAGAGGAGACCAAAGAAAATAAACGATTCTAACAGCCACGGTCACAGAAAGAACGACTCGATCGCTAGCACTAGCTCGAGTAATAGTTCGCAGTTCTACTGCGAGACCGACGGTACTGCTACACAGTGGAAGAGAGATAGCCTGGAGAGGCGAGTGTCGCCGACGCGCCTGTCTCATGGTTCGTCATCGTCATCACTGCCTTCGTTAGACGTGTCGCTGTCTAGTGCTAACAGCGGCCAGAAGCCCGCCAACGGCAAGGCGGGCGGCGCGAGCCCCGCGGCGCCGGGCGTGCGCTCGGGGCCCGACTTCTACATCATCCGCGTGACGTACGAGTCGGACTGCGCCGAGACGGAGGGCGTGGTGCTGTACAAGTCCATCATGCTGTGCAACAACGAGCGCACGCCGCAGGTCATCCGCAACGCCATGCTCAAGCTCAATCTTGATGGGGATCCCGACGGATACACTTTGGCGCAAGTCCTACCCGAGAAAG AAATGCTGCTCCCTGCAAACGCCAACGTTTACTATGCTGTGAATACCGCCTACAACTTAAACTTCATTCTGCGGCCGCGCAAGACGCAACAAGTCGAGCCTGTGGTCAACGGGAAATCGCGAGGCAAGAGATCTTGA
- the LOC110373059 gene encoding ral guanine nucleotide dissociation stimulator isoform X4 — protein MWRICGVSKAEPALFARNLDDDYQPTWRLWGEERVDGAIYTVYLKKVRYHRPTRSASSESDDEISHLEWETVRVRFVKAGTVERLVEALATDDGELESTYVNVFLATYRSFAECSRVLDLLLRRYEALAAEDVHPSAVDTSLQHRKTLVACLHVWLDTYPEDFRQPPHHPALQQLLAFTQVHLPGTELHTKVLQKLAVFSAERNGLCGGGALCLAAGMRVPAHHTSAYRLPHVPHRHFAEQLTRMDMELFKKLVPHQCLGAVWSRRDKDRSHDAATVLATVNQFNAVSFRVISTVLVEPNLRPLERAEILAAWLDIARELRVLKNFSSLKAIISGLQSNPVYRLRKTWAILAKEKAELFDELARIFSEDNNRWAQRELLMREGTAKFADTVGENDRQLQKLLHERGSPGVSHGTIPYLGTFLTDLTMIDTAIPDTVADGLINFDKRRKEFEVLAQIKLLQGAANAYHLPSDSMFDRWFDSVIVLDDREAYQLSCQIEPPTNPPKERRPKKINDSNSHGHRKNDSIASTSSSNSSQFYCETDGTATQWKRDSLERRVSPTRLSHGSSSSSLPSLDVSLSSANSGQKPANGKAGGASPAAPGVRSGPDFYIIRVTYESDCAETEGVVLYKSIMLCNNERTPQVIRNAMLKLNLDGDPDGYTLAQVLPEKEMLLPANANVYYAVNTAYNLNFILRPRKTQQVEPVVNGKSRGKRS, from the exons ATGTGGAGGATCTGCGGCGTCAGTAAGGCCGAGCCCGCGCTGTTCGCTCGTAACCTAGACGATGATTAT CAGCCGACATGGCGGTTGTGGGGCGAGGAGCGCGTCGACGGCGCCATCTACACCGTCTACCTCAAGAAAGTTCGCTACCACCGACCTACGCGGAGTGCTTCTAGT GAGTCAGATGACGAGATCTCCCACTTGGAATGGGAGACGGTGCGCGTGCGCTTCGTGAAGGCGGGCACCGTCGAGCGGCTCGTGGAGGCGCTCGCCACCGACGATGGCGAACTCGAGTCCACATACGTTAACGTCTTTCTAGCTACTTATCG GTCGTTTGCGGAATGCAGCAGAGTGCTGGACCTCCTCCTGCGACGATATGAAGCATTGGCCGCGGAGGACGTGCATCCATCAGCAGTCGACACGTCGCTGCAACACCGAAA GACTCTGGTGGCGTGTCTGCATGTGTGGCTGGACACCTACCCGGAGGACTTTCGGCAGCCCCCGCACCACCCCGCGCTGCAACAGCTACTCGCCTTCACTCAGGTTCACTTGCCCGGAACAGAACTACATACGAAG GTATTACAGAAGCTAGCTGTGTTCAGTGCGGAGCGCAATGGTttgtgcggcggcggcgcgctgtGCCTGGCGGCGGGCATGCGCGTGCCGGCGCACCACACCAGCGCCTACCGGCTGCCGCACGTGCCGCACCGCCACTTCGCCGAGCAGCTCACGCGCATGGACATGGAGCTCTTCAAGAAGCTCGTGCCGCACCAGTGCCTCGGCGCCGTCTGGTCGCGCAGGGACAAGGACCGCTCCCACGACGCCGCTACCGTGCTAGCCACCGTTAACCAATTCAACGCCGTATCGTTTCGAGTCATTTCGACGGTCTTAGTCGAACCCAATCTAAGGCCGCTCGAGCGTGCCGAAATCTTAGCCGCCTGGCTCGATATCGCCCGGGAACTCAGAGTGCTCAAGAATTTTTCTTCGTTAAAAGCTATAATTTCCGGACTACAGAGCAATCCTGTTTATAGACTGAGAAAAACGTGGGCGATACTAGCCAAAGAAAAAGCTGAACTATTCGACGAACTTGCACGTATTTTTAGTGAGGACAATAATCGGTGGGCTCAACGAGAGTTACTGATGCGCGAGGGTACCGCGAAGTTCGCGGATACAGTAGGTGAAAACGATCGCCagttacaaaaacttttacacGAACGGGGCTCCCCAGGGGTCAGTCACGGGACCATACCCTACCTTGGAACTTTTTTGACCGATCTCACTATGATCGATACTGCTATTCCAGACACGGTAGCTGATGGCCTGATAAATTTCGACAAGCGACGGAAAGAATTCGAAGTTCTCGCGCAGATTAAGTTATTACAGGGTGCTGCTAACGCCTACCACTTGCCTTCGGACTCGATGTTCGATAGGTGGTTTGACTCGGTCATTGTGTTAGATGATCGGGAGGCGTACCAGCTATCATGCCAAATCGAACCGCCAACGAATCCTCCCAAGGAGAGGAGACCAAAGAAAATAAACGATTCTAACAGCCACGGTCACAGAAAGAACGACTCGATCGCTAGCACTAGCTCGAGTAATAGTTCGCAGTTCTACTGCGAGACCGACGGTACTGCTACACAGTGGAAGAGAGATAGCCTGGAGAGGCGAGTGTCGCCGACGCGCCTGTCTCATGGTTCGTCATCGTCATCACTGCCTTCGTTAGACGTGTCGCTGTCTAGTGCTAACAGCGGCCAGAAGCCCGCCAACGGCAAGGCGGGCGGCGCGAGCCCCGCGGCGCCGGGCGTGCGCTCGGGGCCCGACTTCTACATCATCCGCGTGACGTACGAGTCGGACTGCGCCGAGACGGAGGGCGTGGTGCTGTACAAGTCCATCATGCTGTGCAACAACGAGCGCACGCCGCAGGTCATCCGCAACGCCATGCTCAAGCTCAATCTTGATGGGGATCCCGACGGATACACTTTGGCGCAAGTCCTACCCGAGAAAG AAATGCTGCTCCCTGCAAACGCCAACGTTTACTATGCTGTGAATACCGCCTACAACTTAAACTTCATTCTGCGGCCGCGCAAGACGCAACAAGTCGAGCCTGTGGTCAACGGGAAATCGCGAGGCAAGAGATCTTGA
- the LOC110373059 gene encoding ral guanine nucleotide dissociation stimulator isoform X5, which translates to MSQDAESLQPTWRLWGEERVDGAIYTVYLKKVRYHRPTRSASSESDDEISHLEWETVRVRFVKAGTVERLVEALATDDGELESTYVNVFLATYRSFAECSRVLDLLLRRYEALAAEDVHPSAVDTSLQHRKTLVACLHVWLDTYPEDFRQPPHHPALQQLLAFTQVHLPGTELHTKVLQKLAVFSAERNGLCGGGALCLAAGMRVPAHHTSAYRLPHVPHRHFAEQLTRMDMELFKKLVPHQCLGAVWSRRDKDRSHDAATVLATVNQFNAVSFRVISTVLVEPNLRPLERAEILAAWLDIARELRVLKNFSSLKAIISGLQSNPVYRLRKTWAILAKEKAELFDELARIFSEDNNRWAQRELLMREGTAKFADTVGENDRQLQKLLHERGSPGVSHGTIPYLGTFLTDLTMIDTAIPDTVADGLINFDKRRKEFEVLAQIKLLQGAANAYHLPSDSMFDRWFDSVIVLDDREAYQLSCQIEPPTNPPKERRPKKINDSNSHGHRKNDSIASTSSSNSSQFYCETDGTATQWKRDSLERRVSPTRLSHGSSSSSLPSLDVSLSSANSGQKPANGKAGGASPAAPGVRSGPDFYIIRVTYESDCAETEGVVLYKSIMLCNNERTPQVIRNAMLKLNLDGDPDGYTLAQVLPEKEMLLPANANVYYAVNTAYNLNFILRPRKTQQVEPVVNGKSRGKRS; encoded by the exons CAGCCGACATGGCGGTTGTGGGGCGAGGAGCGCGTCGACGGCGCCATCTACACCGTCTACCTCAAGAAAGTTCGCTACCACCGACCTACGCGGAGTGCTTCTAGT GAGTCAGATGACGAGATCTCCCACTTGGAATGGGAGACGGTGCGCGTGCGCTTCGTGAAGGCGGGCACCGTCGAGCGGCTCGTGGAGGCGCTCGCCACCGACGATGGCGAACTCGAGTCCACATACGTTAACGTCTTTCTAGCTACTTATCG GTCGTTTGCGGAATGCAGCAGAGTGCTGGACCTCCTCCTGCGACGATATGAAGCATTGGCCGCGGAGGACGTGCATCCATCAGCAGTCGACACGTCGCTGCAACACCGAAA GACTCTGGTGGCGTGTCTGCATGTGTGGCTGGACACCTACCCGGAGGACTTTCGGCAGCCCCCGCACCACCCCGCGCTGCAACAGCTACTCGCCTTCACTCAGGTTCACTTGCCCGGAACAGAACTACATACGAAG GTATTACAGAAGCTAGCTGTGTTCAGTGCGGAGCGCAATGGTttgtgcggcggcggcgcgctgtGCCTGGCGGCGGGCATGCGCGTGCCGGCGCACCACACCAGCGCCTACCGGCTGCCGCACGTGCCGCACCGCCACTTCGCCGAGCAGCTCACGCGCATGGACATGGAGCTCTTCAAGAAGCTCGTGCCGCACCAGTGCCTCGGCGCCGTCTGGTCGCGCAGGGACAAGGACCGCTCCCACGACGCCGCTACCGTGCTAGCCACCGTTAACCAATTCAACGCCGTATCGTTTCGAGTCATTTCGACGGTCTTAGTCGAACCCAATCTAAGGCCGCTCGAGCGTGCCGAAATCTTAGCCGCCTGGCTCGATATCGCCCGGGAACTCAGAGTGCTCAAGAATTTTTCTTCGTTAAAAGCTATAATTTCCGGACTACAGAGCAATCCTGTTTATAGACTGAGAAAAACGTGGGCGATACTAGCCAAAGAAAAAGCTGAACTATTCGACGAACTTGCACGTATTTTTAGTGAGGACAATAATCGGTGGGCTCAACGAGAGTTACTGATGCGCGAGGGTACCGCGAAGTTCGCGGATACAGTAGGTGAAAACGATCGCCagttacaaaaacttttacacGAACGGGGCTCCCCAGGGGTCAGTCACGGGACCATACCCTACCTTGGAACTTTTTTGACCGATCTCACTATGATCGATACTGCTATTCCAGACACGGTAGCTGATGGCCTGATAAATTTCGACAAGCGACGGAAAGAATTCGAAGTTCTCGCGCAGATTAAGTTATTACAGGGTGCTGCTAACGCCTACCACTTGCCTTCGGACTCGATGTTCGATAGGTGGTTTGACTCGGTCATTGTGTTAGATGATCGGGAGGCGTACCAGCTATCATGCCAAATCGAACCGCCAACGAATCCTCCCAAGGAGAGGAGACCAAAGAAAATAAACGATTCTAACAGCCACGGTCACAGAAAGAACGACTCGATCGCTAGCACTAGCTCGAGTAATAGTTCGCAGTTCTACTGCGAGACCGACGGTACTGCTACACAGTGGAAGAGAGATAGCCTGGAGAGGCGAGTGTCGCCGACGCGCCTGTCTCATGGTTCGTCATCGTCATCACTGCCTTCGTTAGACGTGTCGCTGTCTAGTGCTAACAGCGGCCAGAAGCCCGCCAACGGCAAGGCGGGCGGCGCGAGCCCCGCGGCGCCGGGCGTGCGCTCGGGGCCCGACTTCTACATCATCCGCGTGACGTACGAGTCGGACTGCGCCGAGACGGAGGGCGTGGTGCTGTACAAGTCCATCATGCTGTGCAACAACGAGCGCACGCCGCAGGTCATCCGCAACGCCATGCTCAAGCTCAATCTTGATGGGGATCCCGACGGATACACTTTGGCGCAAGTCCTACCCGAGAAAG AAATGCTGCTCCCTGCAAACGCCAACGTTTACTATGCTGTGAATACCGCCTACAACTTAAACTTCATTCTGCGGCCGCGCAAGACGCAACAAGTCGAGCCTGTGGTCAACGGGAAATCGCGAGGCAAGAGATCTTGA
- the LOC110373059 gene encoding ral guanine nucleotide dissociation stimulator isoform X2 → MTAAPRWSTRRSVEMLVRGCVGGELRHSLAERTKALAAQCHALRSPARAERSCERRRARHRKSQTRWYVKPTWRLWGEERVDGAIYTVYLKKVRYHRPTRSASSESDDEISHLEWETVRVRFVKAGTVERLVEALATDDGELESTYVNVFLATYRSFAECSRVLDLLLRRYEALAAEDVHPSAVDTSLQHRKTLVACLHVWLDTYPEDFRQPPHHPALQQLLAFTQVHLPGTELHTKVLQKLAVFSAERNGLCGGGALCLAAGMRVPAHHTSAYRLPHVPHRHFAEQLTRMDMELFKKLVPHQCLGAVWSRRDKDRSHDAATVLATVNQFNAVSFRVISTVLVEPNLRPLERAEILAAWLDIARELRVLKNFSSLKAIISGLQSNPVYRLRKTWAILAKEKAELFDELARIFSEDNNRWAQRELLMREGTAKFADTVGENDRQLQKLLHERGSPGVSHGTIPYLGTFLTDLTMIDTAIPDTVADGLINFDKRRKEFEVLAQIKLLQGAANAYHLPSDSMFDRWFDSVIVLDDREAYQLSCQIEPPTNPPKERRPKKINDSNSHGHRKNDSIASTSSSNSSQFYCETDGTATQWKRDSLERRVSPTRLSHGSSSSSLPSLDVSLSSANSGQKPANGKAGGASPAAPGVRSGPDFYIIRVTYESDCAETEGVVLYKSIMLCNNERTPQVIRNAMLKLNLDGDPDGYTLAQVLPEKEMLLPANANVYYAVNTAYNLNFILRPRKTQQVEPVVNGKSRGKRS, encoded by the exons CCGACATGGCGGTTGTGGGGCGAGGAGCGCGTCGACGGCGCCATCTACACCGTCTACCTCAAGAAAGTTCGCTACCACCGACCTACGCGGAGTGCTTCTAGT GAGTCAGATGACGAGATCTCCCACTTGGAATGGGAGACGGTGCGCGTGCGCTTCGTGAAGGCGGGCACCGTCGAGCGGCTCGTGGAGGCGCTCGCCACCGACGATGGCGAACTCGAGTCCACATACGTTAACGTCTTTCTAGCTACTTATCG GTCGTTTGCGGAATGCAGCAGAGTGCTGGACCTCCTCCTGCGACGATATGAAGCATTGGCCGCGGAGGACGTGCATCCATCAGCAGTCGACACGTCGCTGCAACACCGAAA GACTCTGGTGGCGTGTCTGCATGTGTGGCTGGACACCTACCCGGAGGACTTTCGGCAGCCCCCGCACCACCCCGCGCTGCAACAGCTACTCGCCTTCACTCAGGTTCACTTGCCCGGAACAGAACTACATACGAAG GTATTACAGAAGCTAGCTGTGTTCAGTGCGGAGCGCAATGGTttgtgcggcggcggcgcgctgtGCCTGGCGGCGGGCATGCGCGTGCCGGCGCACCACACCAGCGCCTACCGGCTGCCGCACGTGCCGCACCGCCACTTCGCCGAGCAGCTCACGCGCATGGACATGGAGCTCTTCAAGAAGCTCGTGCCGCACCAGTGCCTCGGCGCCGTCTGGTCGCGCAGGGACAAGGACCGCTCCCACGACGCCGCTACCGTGCTAGCCACCGTTAACCAATTCAACGCCGTATCGTTTCGAGTCATTTCGACGGTCTTAGTCGAACCCAATCTAAGGCCGCTCGAGCGTGCCGAAATCTTAGCCGCCTGGCTCGATATCGCCCGGGAACTCAGAGTGCTCAAGAATTTTTCTTCGTTAAAAGCTATAATTTCCGGACTACAGAGCAATCCTGTTTATAGACTGAGAAAAACGTGGGCGATACTAGCCAAAGAAAAAGCTGAACTATTCGACGAACTTGCACGTATTTTTAGTGAGGACAATAATCGGTGGGCTCAACGAGAGTTACTGATGCGCGAGGGTACCGCGAAGTTCGCGGATACAGTAGGTGAAAACGATCGCCagttacaaaaacttttacacGAACGGGGCTCCCCAGGGGTCAGTCACGGGACCATACCCTACCTTGGAACTTTTTTGACCGATCTCACTATGATCGATACTGCTATTCCAGACACGGTAGCTGATGGCCTGATAAATTTCGACAAGCGACGGAAAGAATTCGAAGTTCTCGCGCAGATTAAGTTATTACAGGGTGCTGCTAACGCCTACCACTTGCCTTCGGACTCGATGTTCGATAGGTGGTTTGACTCGGTCATTGTGTTAGATGATCGGGAGGCGTACCAGCTATCATGCCAAATCGAACCGCCAACGAATCCTCCCAAGGAGAGGAGACCAAAGAAAATAAACGATTCTAACAGCCACGGTCACAGAAAGAACGACTCGATCGCTAGCACTAGCTCGAGTAATAGTTCGCAGTTCTACTGCGAGACCGACGGTACTGCTACACAGTGGAAGAGAGATAGCCTGGAGAGGCGAGTGTCGCCGACGCGCCTGTCTCATGGTTCGTCATCGTCATCACTGCCTTCGTTAGACGTGTCGCTGTCTAGTGCTAACAGCGGCCAGAAGCCCGCCAACGGCAAGGCGGGCGGCGCGAGCCCCGCGGCGCCGGGCGTGCGCTCGGGGCCCGACTTCTACATCATCCGCGTGACGTACGAGTCGGACTGCGCCGAGACGGAGGGCGTGGTGCTGTACAAGTCCATCATGCTGTGCAACAACGAGCGCACGCCGCAGGTCATCCGCAACGCCATGCTCAAGCTCAATCTTGATGGGGATCCCGACGGATACACTTTGGCGCAAGTCCTACCCGAGAAAG AAATGCTGCTCCCTGCAAACGCCAACGTTTACTATGCTGTGAATACCGCCTACAACTTAAACTTCATTCTGCGGCCGCGCAAGACGCAACAAGTCGAGCCTGTGGTCAACGGGAAATCGCGAGGCAAGAGATCTTGA